In one window of Pseudoalteromonas sp. GCY DNA:
- a CDS encoding LacI family DNA-binding transcriptional regulator encodes MNNDKKLAKVTIFDVAEEAQVSKSTVSLVLTHSDKVSDKSKEKVLKAIEKLGYVYNRDAAALRSKKSNLVAVVINDLTNPYSAQLAVGLEKHIYALGMVPMLVNTGEDFNRQRQVVNTLKEYNVCAFVMVPAPSTPREWLDQLADSGFPVITIMREVAFAKAPCILPDNKKGTHLATTHLIEQGIKDIAFLGGTPEISDYHERLSGFQSALKLNGLNEAQPAIAAPTNRQGGREAFNTLIADHKEIKAIVCFSDVIAYGAIEAMREHGLVPGEDIKVVGFDDLQDSQLMKPALTSVRIDADDIGKRTCHTLSEILNKSQPAVRTLVDVSLQIRESS; translated from the coding sequence ATGAACAACGATAAAAAACTCGCTAAGGTTACCATTTTCGATGTTGCCGAAGAGGCACAAGTTTCTAAATCAACAGTATCCCTTGTCCTAACGCATAGCGATAAAGTCAGCGATAAAAGTAAAGAAAAAGTATTAAAAGCCATCGAAAAACTGGGCTACGTTTATAATCGCGACGCAGCAGCGTTACGTAGTAAAAAGTCTAATCTTGTTGCTGTTGTTATTAACGACTTAACAAACCCGTACTCTGCTCAGCTTGCTGTCGGATTAGAAAAGCATATTTACGCATTAGGTATGGTGCCTATGCTGGTAAATACAGGTGAAGACTTTAATCGCCAACGCCAGGTGGTTAACACACTTAAAGAATACAACGTTTGTGCCTTTGTCATGGTGCCCGCACCAAGTACCCCACGAGAGTGGCTCGACCAATTGGCTGACTCTGGATTTCCAGTTATTACCATTATGCGTGAAGTGGCCTTCGCGAAAGCCCCCTGTATTCTACCTGACAATAAAAAAGGGACTCACCTAGCAACGACTCACCTCATTGAGCAAGGCATAAAAGACATTGCTTTTCTGGGTGGTACTCCCGAAATTTCAGATTACCATGAACGACTGTCTGGTTTCCAAAGCGCTCTAAAACTCAACGGATTAAATGAAGCACAACCTGCGATCGCTGCTCCAACAAATCGCCAAGGGGGCAGAGAAGCGTTTAATACCCTCATCGCCGACCATAAAGAGATAAAAGCTATCGTTTGCTTTAGTGACGTCATTGCATACGGTGCAATTGAAGCCATGCGCGAACACGGACTGGTACCTGGTGAAGACATCAAAGTTGTCGGTTTTGATGACTTGCAAGACTCCCAGCTGATGAAACCCGCATTAACGAGTGTCAGAATTGATGCCGACGACATCGGTAAGCGGACATGCCATACACTGTCCGAAATTTTAAACAAATCACAACCTGCCGTTAGAACCTTGGTGGATGTTTCATTGCAGATCAGAGAATCATCGTAA
- a CDS encoding threonine/serine ThrE exporter family protein produces MNNATFTEKRRFIVKLGKMLHKYGTPAYRLEAHLMEVATHLGLKSSFVMSPTSVTFVIWTEGHEEEYTHVARVDPGDHDLGSLADTDDVATRVLSGELSIQEAEQCLEAILHAKPPYNKLMTGLAFATSGGAFAMLMGTSWNDVWWSALLSLVVYLFVLWASISKRVTHMLEPLVAIVSAVAACAVSVYIDPQINIRLVVLSAIIVFIPGLALALGFAELSARHLVSGTARVMDSIMLLFKLYFGAFLGISLGFAFFGQVDFIQPSPLPRWTAWLAVLLLCSSLVVIFRTKLRHASWSLASGFIAYAASISSAVYFDYALGTFVGAFAVGVFSNIFNRVVNAPASIVAMQGLIVLVPGSKTYIGLNSLIEGQSFVHADHIGQQTFLIFMSLIAGLIFSNVVLPPKKSL; encoded by the coding sequence TTGAATAACGCAACCTTTACAGAGAAACGCCGCTTTATTGTGAAGTTAGGCAAAATGCTTCACAAATACGGTACCCCAGCCTATCGACTCGAAGCACACTTAATGGAAGTAGCCACTCACTTAGGGTTAAAGTCTTCCTTTGTCATGTCTCCGACGTCTGTCACTTTTGTGATTTGGACCGAAGGTCATGAAGAAGAATATACCCATGTGGCGCGTGTTGATCCTGGCGATCATGACTTAGGTTCACTAGCAGATACGGATGACGTCGCAACACGCGTGTTATCTGGTGAGCTTTCAATCCAAGAAGCCGAACAATGCCTTGAAGCCATTTTGCACGCTAAGCCCCCGTATAATAAATTAATGACGGGTCTTGCATTTGCAACCTCAGGCGGCGCATTTGCAATGCTGATGGGAACTAGCTGGAATGACGTCTGGTGGTCAGCGCTATTGTCGCTTGTGGTTTACTTATTTGTGCTTTGGGCGAGTATTTCCAAACGTGTAACACATATGCTTGAACCTTTGGTAGCCATCGTATCAGCGGTTGCTGCTTGTGCCGTGTCTGTGTACATTGACCCACAGATCAATATCCGTTTGGTGGTACTTTCGGCCATTATCGTGTTTATACCTGGCTTGGCACTGGCACTTGGGTTTGCTGAGCTCTCAGCTCGGCACTTAGTGTCAGGTACCGCAAGAGTCATGGACTCTATTATGTTGCTCTTTAAGCTCTACTTCGGTGCATTTTTGGGGATCAGTTTAGGGTTTGCGTTTTTTGGTCAAGTTGATTTTATTCAACCATCACCATTACCACGCTGGACGGCTTGGCTTGCAGTGCTATTACTTTGTAGCAGCCTAGTTGTTATCTTTAGAACAAAATTACGCCATGCAAGTTGGTCGCTAGCATCTGGCTTTATCGCCTACGCAGCCAGTATCAGCTCTGCGGTTTACTTTGACTATGCACTTGGTACATTTGTGGGTGCATTTGCAGTGGGTGTTTTTAGTAATATCTTTAACCGTGTGGTAAATGCCCCTGCGTCCATTGTTGCGATGCAAGGCTTGATTGTGTTGGTCCCTGGTTCTAAAACCTATATTGGACTTAATTCATTGATCGAAGGCCAAAGCTTTGTTCATGCGGATCATATTGGCCAACAAACCTTCTTAATATTTATGTCTCTTATCGCTGGCCTTATCTTCTCAAACGTTGTGCTGCCACCTAAAAAGAGCTTATAA
- a CDS encoding TonB-dependent receptor, whose product MFRNNKKKLAVLISQSLLGSVLFAPGLALAEENNNQEAAKNGEVEVIQVRGIRGSVVQSLNTKRYSDAIVDAVTAEDIGKFPDQNVAESLQRITGVSITRSFGEGERVSIRGTGESQNRTLLNGQAVGSADWWTNSAASRGFNYTMLPSEIISGLEVYKSPEADIDEGSIGGTVIVRTRKPLDLEANKIAGSIIAQHSEVSGETDPQLSAMYNFKTDDESFGALISVVRQERNLRRDGIEAWSWTYRDITLEDGTVVDDVYSPGGGGSAMFSQQRVRTGINLALQYRPSENMDIVFNALDSTLEADNENQNFLWLPGYGGSQYTDITVIDHPVVGKMAVGGTLGLSPDGNNILDETKVRNSELKTKSYDLKVEHQGQLWESSYHLGYTEGSGGSQADRSVGWEGNYVHSFDASQEEDVKTSYAADPNNGEKWNLGFLRYDSNDAKDDETYFQADFKRPIDVAIFNQIKVGFKYRDHSRFNTKHTTDNRTDLNWSLADYSKAMPSDYLSGIGSTGTTRSYAITDSDKIRQEGDALGWNYRVLKASTFDINEKITAGYIKANLDADGLRGNLGVRLVNTKQTSSAFAGESGAEVWTTEEKDYFDILPSINLAIDLDDDLLMRFSAARVMSRPDYADMTASTSYNLETQTGTGGNPDIDPYRATQFDTGIEWYFSDAGLFSAVFFYKDIQSFIESQPALETHEGKEVLISRPVNGKAGRIQGLEVGYQQELYEGFGVAANYTYVDGEAKDDEGNDITIPGNSEHTVNLSSYYENEFISARISYNFRTGYDTGRDWPGYIDDYGQVDANLTYNYNENVAFILEAINLTDEHTFSYQEKGVEQALTGVYADGRRFSAGVRFNF is encoded by the coding sequence ATGTTTCGCAATAATAAGAAAAAACTGGCTGTACTAATCAGCCAATCTTTGCTCGGCTCGGTACTTTTTGCACCGGGTCTAGCACTCGCTGAAGAAAACAACAATCAAGAAGCAGCTAAAAATGGTGAAGTTGAAGTTATTCAAGTTAGAGGGATCCGTGGCAGCGTTGTTCAATCACTCAATACAAAAAGATACTCAGACGCCATTGTCGATGCAGTAACCGCCGAGGACATTGGCAAATTTCCAGATCAAAACGTTGCCGAATCACTACAACGAATTACCGGTGTTTCAATCACGCGTAGTTTTGGTGAAGGTGAACGCGTTAGCATTCGAGGCACAGGTGAAAGCCAAAACCGGACCTTATTAAATGGTCAAGCCGTTGGCTCAGCGGATTGGTGGACCAACTCTGCGGCGAGCCGTGGTTTTAACTATACAATGTTACCCTCTGAAATCATTTCTGGGCTCGAAGTTTACAAATCACCAGAAGCCGATATTGACGAAGGCTCTATAGGTGGAACCGTGATTGTTAGAACACGTAAGCCGCTTGATTTAGAAGCAAATAAAATTGCAGGTTCAATTATCGCACAGCACAGCGAAGTGTCAGGTGAAACCGACCCGCAACTTTCCGCTATGTACAACTTTAAGACCGATGATGAATCTTTTGGCGCTTTAATTTCTGTCGTTCGCCAAGAACGTAACTTGCGTCGTGATGGTATTGAAGCATGGTCTTGGACCTATCGTGATATCACACTTGAAGATGGTACCGTCGTCGACGATGTCTACAGTCCTGGCGGTGGCGGCTCGGCCATGTTCTCACAACAACGCGTGCGCACGGGTATAAACCTCGCCCTGCAATATCGTCCAAGTGAAAATATGGACATTGTATTCAATGCGTTAGACTCTACGCTTGAAGCCGATAATGAAAACCAAAACTTCCTTTGGTTACCCGGTTATGGCGGCTCACAATACACTGACATTACCGTTATCGACCATCCCGTAGTTGGAAAGATGGCCGTCGGCGGTACACTCGGCTTATCACCAGATGGTAATAACATTCTGGATGAGACCAAAGTGCGTAACTCTGAGCTCAAAACCAAATCGTACGACTTAAAAGTTGAACATCAAGGGCAACTTTGGGAATCCTCGTACCACTTAGGTTACACAGAAGGTTCGGGTGGTTCACAAGCGGATCGCTCCGTTGGTTGGGAAGGCAACTATGTTCACAGCTTTGATGCGTCACAAGAGGAAGATGTAAAGACCAGTTATGCCGCCGATCCAAACAATGGTGAGAAATGGAATTTAGGTTTTTTACGCTATGACAGCAATGATGCGAAAGATGATGAAACTTATTTTCAAGCCGATTTTAAACGCCCAATTGATGTCGCTATCTTTAACCAGATCAAGGTAGGCTTTAAATATCGTGATCACAGTCGTTTTAATACCAAACACACAACGGATAATCGTACCGACTTAAACTGGAGTCTGGCTGATTACTCCAAAGCTATGCCATCTGATTACCTATCAGGCATAGGCTCAACAGGCACAACGCGCAGCTATGCGATTACTGATTCAGACAAAATACGCCAAGAAGGTGATGCGCTGGGTTGGAATTACCGAGTGTTGAAGGCCAGTACTTTCGATATCAATGAAAAAATTACCGCAGGCTACATTAAAGCCAATCTAGATGCGGATGGTCTACGCGGTAATTTAGGTGTAAGACTGGTAAACACCAAACAAACCTCATCCGCATTTGCAGGTGAGTCAGGTGCTGAGGTATGGACAACGGAAGAAAAGGACTACTTCGACATTCTTCCAAGCATTAACTTGGCAATTGACTTAGATGACGATTTATTAATGCGTTTTTCTGCGGCACGAGTTATGTCTCGCCCAGATTACGCCGATATGACGGCATCAACTTCATACAACCTAGAAACACAAACTGGCACTGGCGGTAACCCTGACATCGACCCATATCGAGCGACGCAATTTGATACCGGTATCGAGTGGTACTTTAGCGACGCAGGTCTTTTTTCTGCGGTATTTTTCTACAAAGATATTCAGTCGTTTATCGAGAGCCAACCAGCACTTGAAACTCACGAAGGTAAAGAGGTACTGATCAGCCGTCCTGTTAATGGTAAAGCGGGCCGTATTCAAGGTCTAGAAGTAGGTTATCAACAAGAGCTATACGAAGGTTTTGGCGTTGCAGCTAACTATACCTATGTAGATGGTGAAGCCAAAGACGATGAAGGTAACGATATCACTATCCCTGGCAACTCCGAGCATACCGTTAACTTGAGTTCTTATTATGAAAACGAATTCATTAGTGCCCGTATCTCATACAACTTCAGAACAGGGTATGATACAGGTCGAGACTGGCCGGGATACATTGACGATTATGGTCAAGTAGATGCCAACCTTACCTATAATTACAATGAGAATGTGGCATTTATTCTCGAGGCCATCAACTTGACGGATGAACATACATTTAGCTATCAGGAAAAGGGAGTTGAGCAGGCACTAACGGGTGTCTATGCCGATGGAAGGCGTTTTAGCGCTGGGGTTAGATTTAACTTTTAA
- a CDS encoding TonB family protein has translation MRNNLISGLIFSFFLSISWLTKADLYDATLAYQNEEFTLAFSEFNRLAQLGNADAMYNLGVMYLYGQGTAQSAANAFAWFSLAKEFGIAEAFQTAQLVLQQSDDKSGLKDFVTLQKNRLADTYLLDSTLARLKQPNIVSTPSKTHDVLPDYPDEAVRQGIEGWVWLEFDIDQSGKATNIEVVDSYPKHIFTASLLNAVEKWRYSGPKQAHTLIYHFATYKGDQYRETLAIQKKAYEKQLRQNIDAAERGVAQVQYYIANWLSMKDYNAYQLLRYHWRSEEPVNELYLAAAKNGLDLAQYRLATQLINVGEHQLSVLWLEHAAKTMDIAKYRLARSLLTDGEQQNAPRALQVLTEASNNGHLRSTLLLANTYLSRLNDKTQAKTWLRHGLTIDPDHPELLLLSAKLTDNQSEAKKLASQALKSASQRNWSSKAIRLFQQKLAN, from the coding sequence ATGCGCAACAATCTCATTTCTGGGCTTATTTTTTCATTTTTTCTGAGCATAAGTTGGCTGACAAAAGCCGATCTTTACGATGCCACCCTCGCCTATCAGAATGAAGAATTCACTCTTGCATTTTCTGAATTCAATCGCCTAGCTCAATTAGGTAATGCAGACGCCATGTATAATCTTGGGGTGATGTATTTGTACGGTCAAGGAACCGCACAAAGTGCCGCAAATGCCTTTGCTTGGTTTTCATTGGCTAAAGAATTCGGTATTGCTGAAGCCTTTCAAACTGCGCAACTCGTTTTGCAGCAGTCCGACGACAAAAGTGGCCTAAAAGATTTCGTAACACTTCAAAAAAATCGTTTGGCAGACACCTACTTACTTGATTCAACACTTGCCCGGCTCAAACAACCCAATATCGTTTCTACGCCGAGTAAAACTCACGATGTATTACCTGACTACCCTGATGAGGCCGTACGACAAGGGATTGAGGGCTGGGTTTGGTTAGAGTTTGATATTGACCAAAGCGGTAAGGCAACCAATATTGAGGTCGTTGATAGCTACCCGAAGCATATATTCACCGCAAGCCTGCTAAATGCTGTAGAGAAGTGGCGGTATAGTGGTCCAAAGCAAGCACACACCTTGATTTACCATTTTGCGACATATAAAGGCGACCAATATCGCGAAACTCTAGCCATTCAAAAGAAGGCCTACGAAAAACAGCTAAGGCAGAATATCGACGCTGCAGAGCGTGGTGTGGCTCAAGTACAATACTATATTGCTAACTGGTTGAGTATGAAAGATTACAACGCGTATCAGCTGCTGCGCTATCACTGGCGCTCAGAAGAACCGGTAAATGAGCTGTATTTAGCCGCAGCCAAAAATGGCTTGGACTTGGCACAATATCGCTTAGCAACTCAGCTTATCAATGTGGGAGAGCATCAACTTAGTGTACTTTGGCTAGAACACGCAGCAAAAACCATGGATATCGCAAAATATCGCTTAGCACGATCACTGCTTACGGACGGAGAGCAGCAGAATGCTCCTCGTGCGCTACAAGTACTTACCGAAGCCTCGAATAACGGCCATTTGCGCTCCACACTTTTATTAGCAAACACTTATTTATCTCGTCTCAACGACAAAACTCAGGCCAAGACTTGGCTGCGTCATGGTCTCACCATCGATCCCGACCACCCTGAACTGCTGCTACTGTCTGCCAAGCTTACAGATAACCAATCAGAAGCCAAAAAGCTTGCCTCACAAGCGTTGAAGTCGGCATCACAGCGCAATTGGAGTAGTAAAGCAATACGCTTATTCCAGCAAAAACTAGCTAACTAA
- a CDS encoding winged helix-turn-helix domain-containing protein gives MVENLDKRFLINEILVDLSNLSVCVDGSWRSIEAKHAALLRLLIANKGQVVTRDAILDIVWPGTIVSDNSVSQLVVQLRKLLGDSSNEPKIIKTVPRLGYQCIAQIKKAPTLLEQVEELSRGRGAQFAMLGFFMGLVVTLLGVFIAKQWQSELQQQPVTATRITSSPGAEVFVRFSPNGNYLAYSYLAEGADQFDLAVYDLETKTTHTIKSSGYSEESASWSLDGNWLIYSRSDPVSCEVRALHVKGPIEMWRLARDSVLGSCNSAQDSAPWLEYRAGHFITKSWDKGGTYLQSVAVTFADNHPKVLNTTALPIRDVTHYQVNQQTLLYQVKEQGVYRLNLGLLGDPERQITTLSKQSFSALSHGYQDDTVIIAKQNLSVLKGREQQLLYSGFGAISEIDVNTHLRASAHTEGVAEINFYQLAVDAQGEALQKQLTSPARMDLLAALSDDGAHFVYASVTAKNNDAPQFELWHKHAFRPTSSLLGTMPLGEVPILLLLSPNNEYLAILSKSHKVYLISSFTKEVKKVVDNFAEIADLHWSQDGRNLYYRAKLSTEAKWQAWQFTVSQGRSEQQPLVTHSSDLSLTQKNSSFVGYKEQVREYLVAALTETIDVEQLRGSLSLYQPAVYRDGVYFVLKRGHQLVLYRYLSSENKVEEIHPIGLHLYAGFTELQVLASFDGSQVIFNRINNYESDIVLLEYGDR, from the coding sequence ATGGTTGAAAACTTAGATAAACGTTTTTTAATCAATGAGATACTTGTCGACCTGAGTAATTTATCTGTGTGTGTTGACGGTTCTTGGAGAAGCATCGAAGCGAAGCATGCGGCATTATTGCGTCTTTTGATTGCTAACAAGGGACAGGTTGTTACCAGAGACGCTATCTTAGATATCGTATGGCCCGGTACTATCGTCAGTGATAACTCTGTTAGCCAGCTGGTGGTACAGCTACGTAAGCTGCTTGGTGACAGTTCAAACGAGCCAAAAATAATTAAAACGGTACCACGCCTAGGTTATCAATGTATTGCACAAATCAAAAAAGCCCCGACGCTACTTGAGCAAGTAGAGGAGCTGTCTCGTGGGCGTGGCGCGCAATTTGCGATGCTCGGATTTTTTATGGGTCTTGTGGTGACTTTGCTTGGCGTTTTTATCGCCAAGCAGTGGCAAAGTGAATTGCAGCAGCAGCCCGTCACAGCAACTCGGATCACGTCCTCTCCGGGTGCTGAAGTCTTTGTGCGCTTTTCTCCAAATGGTAACTATTTAGCCTACAGCTATTTAGCTGAGGGAGCCGATCAATTTGATTTGGCGGTCTATGATCTTGAGACTAAAACAACCCATACGATAAAAAGCAGCGGTTATAGTGAAGAGTCAGCAAGTTGGTCTTTAGATGGTAACTGGCTGATTTATTCGCGCTCGGATCCGGTTTCCTGTGAAGTACGGGCGTTACACGTTAAAGGTCCAATAGAAATGTGGCGACTAGCGCGCGATAGCGTGCTTGGCAGCTGTAATAGCGCACAAGACTCAGCACCTTGGCTTGAATATCGAGCGGGCCATTTTATCACTAAGTCTTGGGATAAAGGTGGGACCTATTTGCAATCTGTAGCGGTCACTTTTGCGGATAATCATCCTAAAGTGCTCAACACTACGGCGTTGCCTATTCGCGATGTAACACATTATCAAGTTAACCAACAAACGCTGTTATATCAGGTAAAAGAGCAGGGCGTTTATCGGCTAAATCTGGGACTACTTGGGGACCCTGAAAGGCAAATCACCACACTCTCCAAGCAGTCTTTTTCGGCATTGAGTCATGGCTATCAGGACGATACGGTTATTATCGCCAAACAAAACTTGAGTGTACTTAAAGGTCGTGAGCAGCAGTTGTTATACTCCGGATTTGGTGCGATATCTGAGATTGATGTCAATACGCACTTGCGTGCTTCGGCGCACACTGAGGGCGTGGCTGAAATTAACTTTTATCAGCTTGCTGTAGACGCACAAGGCGAAGCACTGCAAAAGCAGTTAACGTCGCCCGCTAGAATGGACCTACTTGCCGCTTTGTCTGATGATGGCGCACATTTTGTGTATGCGTCGGTGACAGCCAAAAATAATGATGCGCCACAATTTGAGCTGTGGCATAAACATGCTTTTCGGCCAACGTCGAGTTTGCTTGGTACTATGCCGCTGGGAGAAGTGCCTATTTTGTTATTGTTGTCGCCTAATAACGAATATCTCGCCATATTATCAAAGTCGCACAAAGTGTATTTAATAAGCTCTTTTACTAAAGAAGTGAAAAAAGTAGTTGATAACTTTGCCGAAATTGCCGACTTGCATTGGTCACAGGATGGTAGAAACTTGTATTATCGAGCGAAGCTCTCGACGGAAGCAAAATGGCAGGCGTGGCAATTTACCGTATCTCAAGGGCGCAGTGAGCAACAACCTCTTGTGACCCATTCGTCTGATTTATCCCTGACCCAGAAGAACTCAAGCTTTGTGGGGTACAAAGAACAAGTTAGGGAATACCTAGTTGCTGCGCTAACTGAAACAATTGATGTAGAGCAGTTACGTGGGTCTTTATCTCTTTACCAGCCAGCAGTATACCGAGACGGGGTTTACTTTGTACTGAAAAGAGGTCACCAACTGGTGCTTTATCGCTATTTAAGTAGTGAAAACAAGGTCGAAGAAATTCACCCAATTGGGTTACACCTTTACGCGGGGTTTACGGAGTTACAGGTACTAGCAAGCTTTGATGGCAGTCAGGTAATATTCAATCGGATCAATAACTATGAAAGTGACATAGTTTTACTGGAGTACGGTGACCGATGA
- a CDS encoding TonB-dependent receptor, producing MSEFLIRTVSCSAFFITAASYAVEQNQTAENTIERIEIRAFHDSVVKSLSNKRHNQQVSDTISAEDIGKFPDKNVAEALQRITGISLSRAQGEGERIGVRGTTPEQNRTYLNGQYLASADWWISSQPSRGFNFTLLPSEIVSSLEVFKTPQAMQDEGSLGGAINIKTRDPLLTPSGYGVVTAQFQYSDLSDKLDPQLSAIYNYHSESGDYAVLFTATRRDRSLRRDGLESWGWHDRTLYQGDDDNWYATQQTPQDKSRTLWFPGGGGSAIFQQQRELQAYTVNAAFQLSPRLRLNSHLLYSHLNADNNNQNFLWQSAKSIDLGGGVTDLQVQDDTLVSAHYLPTAAPFNTSMEAIWRDSQISTKSAHLDLVYDGIYWSSQFQVGLSHGSGGTKEDVTSQFSANTRFHVDTSMRKNIVASYGISPLDAPSWFITEARNDSQDGKDKSYFAQADFAYDIDFKQVDAIKFGIKLKDHQRDFLRYRSKDGGLDGLAGELGTTLAAYPGTFVDDYLRGVGNPNTLKDYSYADITLLAKDFDTLNFEQEIEKASRFHITEKTAAAYGQMQLAGESYAANIGVRVVKTFQDSAAFKRVASPIEAPDSYIWHEESRDYIDILPSANIKFDLSESLVGRFSVARVMSRAQFHHLMPSTNYNVTQAQGQGGNASLDPYRAAQFDASLEWYFDDAGLASIALFNKDVESFIEFERKLERHEGILMSIDRPSNGAGGSIRGVELSYQQTLAYGFGLIANYTYVDGERDNADVGLQDKVPGTSKHSANLTAYYENHQFSARLSYNYRTQFATGVGETMMDNYGQLDGSLTVKLSDNLDAQFEFINLTDEQIYTYDRNEYAPTGVYVNGQRYYAGLRYQF from the coding sequence ATGTCAGAATTTCTCATCCGAACAGTTTCTTGTAGCGCATTTTTTATCACAGCTGCAAGTTATGCCGTTGAGCAAAATCAGACAGCTGAAAATACCATAGAACGCATCGAAATTCGTGCCTTCCATGACAGCGTTGTCAAGTCTCTCAGTAATAAACGCCACAATCAACAAGTTTCAGATACGATCAGTGCTGAAGACATAGGTAAGTTTCCAGATAAAAACGTCGCAGAGGCGCTGCAACGGATCACCGGTATCTCACTCTCTCGAGCACAAGGTGAAGGTGAACGGATCGGCGTGCGAGGCACAACCCCCGAGCAAAATAGAACTTATTTGAATGGTCAATATCTCGCCTCAGCCGATTGGTGGATCTCAAGTCAGCCAAGCCGAGGCTTTAATTTTACCTTATTACCCAGTGAAATCGTCTCTAGCCTTGAGGTGTTCAAAACGCCACAAGCCATGCAGGATGAAGGCTCATTAGGTGGTGCAATCAATATAAAAACCCGCGACCCTCTGCTTACGCCTTCAGGCTATGGCGTTGTAACAGCCCAGTTCCAATACAGTGACTTGAGCGATAAACTCGACCCACAATTATCTGCAATTTATAACTACCATAGTGAAAGTGGCGACTATGCTGTGCTTTTTACCGCAACACGACGAGATCGCAGCCTCAGACGCGACGGCCTAGAATCGTGGGGATGGCACGATAGAACGTTATACCAAGGTGATGATGATAATTGGTATGCCACCCAGCAGACCCCACAAGACAAAAGCCGGACGTTGTGGTTTCCAGGAGGTGGGGGTTCGGCGATTTTTCAGCAGCAAAGAGAATTACAGGCTTATACAGTCAATGCCGCGTTCCAGCTTTCCCCACGACTTAGGTTAAATAGTCACTTACTTTATTCTCATCTAAACGCAGACAACAACAATCAAAACTTTCTCTGGCAAAGTGCAAAGTCTATCGATCTAGGCGGCGGGGTAACCGATTTACAAGTACAAGATGATACTTTGGTAAGCGCCCACTATTTACCCACAGCAGCACCGTTCAATACCAGCATGGAAGCCATTTGGCGAGACTCGCAGATCAGCACCAAAAGCGCTCATCTAGACTTAGTCTATGATGGCATTTATTGGTCGAGCCAGTTTCAAGTGGGCCTAAGCCACGGCTCAGGTGGCACCAAAGAAGACGTCACGTCACAGTTTTCTGCTAACACCCGTTTTCATGTTGATACGTCAATGCGAAAAAATATCGTCGCAAGTTATGGGATTTCACCGTTAGATGCACCGAGCTGGTTTATCACCGAAGCTCGAAATGACAGCCAAGATGGCAAAGATAAATCATACTTCGCGCAAGCCGATTTTGCGTACGATATCGACTTTAAACAGGTCGACGCGATTAAATTTGGCATTAAACTCAAGGACCATCAACGGGACTTTTTGCGCTATCGCTCAAAAGATGGAGGGCTTGATGGCCTAGCCGGCGAGCTTGGCACTACACTGGCCGCCTATCCAGGCACTTTTGTGGACGATTATTTGCGCGGTGTAGGTAATCCAAACACCTTAAAGGACTACAGTTATGCCGACATTACGCTGCTCGCCAAAGACTTCGATACGCTCAATTTTGAACAAGAGATAGAAAAAGCCAGTCGTTTTCATATTACAGAAAAAACCGCCGCCGCTTACGGTCAAATGCAACTCGCTGGTGAATCCTATGCTGCCAACATTGGGGTCCGGGTGGTCAAAACCTTTCAAGACTCTGCCGCATTTAAACGTGTCGCTTCCCCCATCGAAGCGCCCGACAGCTATATTTGGCATGAAGAATCTCGGGATTACATCGATATTCTGCCCAGTGCCAATATCAAGTTTGATTTAAGCGAAAGTCTGGTTGGCCGTTTTTCCGTTGCACGCGTCATGTCTCGAGCGCAATTTCACCACCTTATGCCCTCAACCAATTACAACGTGACCCAAGCTCAAGGACAAGGTGGTAACGCCAGCCTAGATCCATATAGAGCGGCGCAGTTTGATGCCAGCCTTGAGTGGTACTTTGACGATGCAGGACTCGCCTCAATCGCCTTATTTAACAAAGATGTGGAGTCTTTTATTGAGTTTGAGCGAAAACTTGAGCGTCATGAAGGCATTTTGATGTCTATAGATAGGCCCAGTAATGGCGCTGGCGGCAGTATCCGTGGCGTTGAACTAAGTTACCAGCAGACACTAGCGTACGGATTTGGGTTAATCGCCAATTACACCTACGTTGATGGAGAACGTGACAACGCTGACGTTGGCTTACAGGACAAAGTGCCAGGCACCTCAAAACACAGCGCTAACCTCACCGCTTACTACGAGAACCACCAATTTAGCGCGCGGCTTAGCTATAATTATCGAACCCAGTTTGCCACCGGTGTAGGCGAGACCATGATGGATAATTACGGCCAATTAGATGGCAGCCTCACGGTGAAATTAAGTGATAACCTCGATGCGCAATTTGAGTTTATTAATTTAACCGACGAACAAATCTATACCTATGATCGCAATGAGTACGCACCAACAGGGGTATATGTGAATGGTCAGCGCTACTACGCGGGGCTAAGATACCAATTCTGA